A window of the Dyadobacter pollutisoli genome harbors these coding sequences:
- a CDS encoding TolC family protein, with the protein MTSIFRGMLRHLLYILLLSGMLAEARAQDRILEGYIQQGLKNNQGIRQQGFLLEKSMYALKEAKTFFLPEVNFNGSYLDSRGGRKISIPIGDLLNPVYSSLNQLTNSSAFPQVENVNQTFNPNNYYDAKFRTSLPLYNAEITYNTRIRKEQINFQQAEADVYRRELVKEIKFAYYAYMQSREAISILESAVSLARENLRFNQVLVKNDKAIRTVVSRSENELIGLEARLEDAKNQSVNAAGYFNFLLNTPLDSRIEGQAATQLAPEPDTAATGKREELVKLESLLKINTLSGQLAKASSLPKLSTFMDLGTQGDFIKFNNDTRYYLFGVTLDWRVFAANRVQYKTKQAAMDRNATSAQLSQVEQQLALQSQTASNKLKSAVTIYRAATSQTALSKQYYEDQQKLYREGQLLYIELLDAQNRLINDQLQQSISYLNVQTRTAELERAKASYVFSN; encoded by the coding sequence ATGACTTCAATTTTTCGAGGAATGCTACGGCATTTGCTATACATACTTTTACTGTCCGGGATGCTCGCCGAGGCGCGGGCACAGGACAGGATATTGGAAGGCTACATTCAGCAGGGGTTGAAAAACAATCAGGGGATTCGTCAACAGGGATTTTTGCTGGAAAAAAGCATGTATGCTTTAAAAGAAGCAAAGACATTTTTTCTGCCGGAAGTCAATTTTAATGGGTCTTACCTCGATTCTCGCGGCGGCCGGAAGATCAGTATCCCGATCGGCGACCTGCTCAACCCGGTTTATTCTTCATTGAACCAACTCACCAACTCTTCCGCATTTCCCCAGGTCGAGAATGTGAACCAGACTTTTAACCCCAATAACTATTACGACGCCAAGTTCAGGACTTCCCTGCCGCTTTACAATGCTGAGATAACGTACAACACGCGAATCCGAAAGGAGCAGATCAATTTCCAGCAGGCTGAGGCCGACGTTTACAGACGCGAGCTAGTGAAGGAAATCAAGTTTGCCTACTATGCCTATATGCAGTCACGGGAGGCGATTAGCATTTTGGAAAGCGCGGTTTCCCTGGCGAGAGAAAATCTCAGGTTTAATCAGGTTTTGGTCAAGAATGATAAGGCGATCAGGACAGTGGTGAGCCGCTCAGAGAATGAACTGATCGGGCTGGAAGCTAGATTGGAAGATGCTAAAAACCAGTCTGTTAATGCGGCTGGGTATTTCAATTTTTTACTTAACACTCCGCTCGATTCACGCATTGAGGGACAAGCCGCCACGCAGCTGGCACCTGAGCCGGATACTGCTGCCACCGGTAAGAGGGAGGAACTCGTTAAACTGGAATCTCTATTGAAAATCAACACATTGTCGGGGCAGCTGGCGAAAGCTTCTTCGTTGCCGAAGCTATCGACTTTCATGGACCTGGGTACGCAGGGCGATTTTATCAAATTTAATAATGACACGCGCTACTATCTGTTTGGCGTGACTCTGGACTGGCGCGTTTTTGCTGCAAACCGGGTGCAATATAAAACCAAGCAGGCTGCAATGGACCGGAACGCTACTTCGGCGCAGCTGAGCCAGGTAGAGCAACAGTTGGCATTACAGTCACAAACTGCTTCGAACAAGTTGAAATCTGCCGTAACCATTTATCGTGCCGCCACCAGCCAGACAGCACTTTCGAAACAGTATTACGAAGATCAGCAGAAATTGTACCGCGAAGGCCAGCTGCTTTACATCGAATTGCTGGACGCCCAGAACCGGTTGATCAATGATCAGCTTCAACAAAGTATTTCTTACCTGAATGTACAAACCCGCACGGCCGAGCTGGAACGGGCAAAAGCAAGCTATGTATTTTCTAATTAA
- a CDS encoding TetR/AcrR family transcriptional regulator, which yields MAIKERKEREKQDMRNLIIESATQLFLKLGYDKTSIRTIAEDIEYSPATIYLYFKDKDEIFFEIHENAFSILEKLFRAHDVIENPFERLAAVGRTYVQFAFDNPDYYDLMFIMRAPMSQIKNAEKWAAGDCAFGYVLETITACLEQKLIKPADKFITTISVWSFAHGLVSLYIRERMCILQMEDDVVRAMLNTSLENYLENLKT from the coding sequence ATGGCGATTAAGGAAAGAAAGGAGCGGGAAAAGCAGGATATGAGGAACCTGATCATTGAATCGGCTACTCAGTTGTTTCTGAAATTAGGTTATGACAAGACCTCGATCCGTACTATTGCCGAGGACATTGAATATAGCCCAGCAACTATCTATCTGTATTTCAAGGATAAAGACGAAATATTTTTTGAGATTCACGAAAATGCATTCTCGATTCTCGAAAAGCTTTTCAGGGCGCATGATGTGATCGAAAATCCATTTGAACGTTTGGCAGCAGTGGGAAGAACTTATGTTCAGTTCGCTTTTGATAACCCCGATTACTACGATCTGATGTTTATCATGCGTGCGCCGATGTCACAGATAAAAAATGCAGAAAAATGGGCGGCTGGCGATTGTGCTTTTGGGTACGTGCTGGAAACAATTACCGCTTGTCTCGAACAAAAACTGATCAAACCAGCGGATAAATTCATTACTACGATCTCCGTCTGGTCTTTTGCGCATGGCCTGGTATCCCTGTATATACGGGAGAGAATGTGTATCCTTCAAATGGAAGACGACGTCGTTCGGGCAATGTTGAACACTTCGCTTGAAAATTATTTGGAAAATCTGAAAACCTAA
- a CDS encoding efflux RND transporter periplasmic adaptor subunit, whose amino-acid sequence MKTTIKISIIALFASAVFAMTACKEEKKAEETDTTIPVKIISSSALSQAQAVETSGLLASENEAHLSFKIGGIINSVLVKEGDRVRKGQLLATLNTTEIAAQMAQAEENFLKAKRDAQRTQNLYRDSVNTKEQLENSQTSLAVAEKQLEIVRFNLSQAKIVSTTDGVVIQKLQNAGEQVQGGAPVLFVSSTSQKDWVIKCGLTDKDWAKLKGGEKAEIIFDAYPQTFSGSVKSLSQGSDVVSGLYQAEIRLDKQDAKMASGLFAKVSIYPKEKTSMVSIPVDALIEGENDTAFVFVADGSKAHKKQVKIAFLEGDKAFILSGVDAGAKVIREGSAYLAEGSDIKIIQ is encoded by the coding sequence ATGAAAACTACCATTAAAATAAGCATTATCGCGCTTTTTGCCTCCGCCGTTTTCGCGATGACGGCCTGTAAGGAAGAGAAAAAAGCAGAGGAAACCGATACTACTATTCCGGTCAAAATCATTAGTTCATCCGCATTGAGCCAGGCGCAGGCGGTGGAGACTTCGGGCTTGCTGGCTTCCGAAAATGAGGCGCATTTGTCTTTCAAGATCGGTGGCATTATCAATAGTGTTTTGGTAAAAGAAGGTGACCGGGTGAGAAAAGGACAATTGCTGGCGACGCTGAATACGACCGAAATAGCCGCACAAATGGCACAGGCAGAAGAAAATTTCCTGAAAGCCAAACGCGATGCACAGCGCACGCAGAACCTCTACCGCGACAGCGTGAATACCAAAGAGCAACTGGAAAACAGCCAGACGTCGCTTGCGGTAGCTGAAAAGCAACTCGAAATAGTACGCTTTAACCTGTCTCAGGCGAAGATTGTTTCCACGACTGACGGTGTTGTCATTCAAAAGCTGCAAAATGCAGGAGAACAAGTTCAGGGCGGCGCGCCGGTACTATTCGTGAGCAGTACCAGCCAGAAAGATTGGGTGATCAAATGCGGACTGACAGACAAGGACTGGGCAAAATTAAAAGGTGGCGAGAAAGCAGAAATCATATTTGATGCTTATCCTCAGACATTTTCTGGTAGCGTGAAGTCACTTTCGCAAGGTAGCGACGTGGTTTCGGGACTTTATCAGGCCGAAATTAGGCTTGACAAGCAGGATGCCAAGATGGCAAGCGGGTTGTTTGCCAAAGTGAGCATTTACCCGAAAGAAAAAACCAGTATGGTTTCCATTCCAGTCGACGCGCTGATTGAAGGAGAGAATGACACGGCATTTGTGTTCGTGGCCGATGGGAGCAAAGCGCACAAAAAGCAGGTGAAAATAGCTTTCCTCGAAGGTGATAAAGCATTCATTCTGTCGGGTGTGGATGCTGGTGCGAAGGTGATCAGGGAAGGTTCCGCGTACCTGGCGGAGGGTTCGGATATCAAAATAATTCAGTAA
- a CDS encoding RagB/SusD family nutrient uptake outer membrane protein, which translates to MTKYDDLNGNHIILGQDDKRSFQFEEDLPATGADLGNDFPVVRYADILLSKAEALNELTGPTPAAIELIKQLRAKADIPLLKLTETRA; encoded by the coding sequence TTGACGAAGTACGACGATTTGAATGGCAACCACATCATATTGGGACAAGACGATAAAAGAAGCTTCCAGTTTGAAGAAGACCTGCCCGCGACTGGTGCTGATTTGGGCAATGATTTTCCGGTAGTTCGCTATGCTGATATCCTTTTAAGTAAAGCGGAAGCATTAAACGAGCTGACCGGCCCGACACCTGCCGCGATTGAGTTGATCAAACAGCTTCGTGCCAAAGCAGATATTCCGCTACTGAAACTGACCGAAACCCGAGCCTGA